The Rhizobium sp. BT03 genome has a window encoding:
- a CDS encoding YciI family protein: MLYAILCYAHEETVFAWTKEEEAAVMEKLYAVQEPLAASGKLGPVGRLMPTTAATTVRKGKDEPLVIDGPFAETKEALLGFYVVDFETLDEAVAFSKQLSSVNPGSTSYEIRPFYVFRPGDASS, translated from the coding sequence ATGCTTTATGCAATCCTTTGTTACGCCCATGAGGAAACCGTCTTCGCCTGGACGAAGGAGGAAGAGGCCGCCGTCATGGAGAAGCTCTATGCCGTGCAGGAGCCGCTTGCCGCATCCGGCAAGCTCGGCCCCGTCGGCCGGCTGATGCCGACGACGGCTGCGACCACCGTGCGCAAGGGCAAGGACGAGCCTTTGGTCATCGACGGGCCTTTTGCGGAAACGAAAGAGGCGCTTCTCGGCTTCTACGTGGTCGACTTCGAAACGCTCGACGAGGCGGTCGCCTTCTCGAAACAGCTTTCCTCCGTCAATCCGGGTTCCACCTCTTACGAAATTCGGCCGTTCTACGTCTTCAGGCCGGGAGATGCTTCATCATGA
- a CDS encoding RNA polymerase sigma factor: MTDIAWIDLALASARPKALGALLRYFRNLDTAEEAFQEACLRAIRTWPEKGPPRDPTAWLIFVGRNSGIDAVRKRSKLQALPDEDTISDTEDAESDIAERLDDSHYRDDILRLLFICCHPDLPATQQIALALRIVSGLSVTQIARAFLVSESAMEQRVTRAKARVAKAGVPFETPSPEERAERLTIVSTMIYLVFNEGYSQADPKHEAAAFSDEAIRLARLMLHLFPSEPELMGLLALMLLQISRRPARFSAEDEIVLLEDQDRSLWNQPFINEALALLDKALRHRRPGAYQLQAAIAAIHSRAKRAEDTDWVEIDLLYRALERIQPSPVVTLNRAVVVSKLHGPQQALDLIDPLGEKLGGYFYYHGLRGGLLKQLGLTCQAREAFDRAIALAHSAAEAAHIRRQIDKMQEEATQPIAK, from the coding sequence ATGACAGACATTGCCTGGATCGACCTTGCCCTTGCCTCGGCCCGCCCGAAGGCGCTCGGTGCGCTGCTGCGCTATTTCCGCAATCTTGATACCGCGGAAGAGGCTTTTCAGGAGGCATGCCTGAGGGCGATCCGGACATGGCCGGAAAAAGGGCCGCCACGCGATCCCACAGCCTGGCTGATCTTCGTCGGCCGAAACAGCGGGATCGACGCGGTGCGCAAGCGGTCGAAGCTCCAGGCCCTGCCGGACGAGGATACGATCTCCGATACCGAGGATGCCGAAAGCGATATTGCCGAGCGGCTGGACGATTCCCACTATCGCGACGATATCCTGCGGCTTCTCTTCATCTGCTGCCATCCCGATCTGCCGGCGACCCAGCAGATCGCACTGGCGCTGCGCATCGTTTCCGGTCTTTCGGTGACGCAGATCGCCCGCGCCTTCCTGGTGTCGGAAAGCGCCATGGAGCAACGCGTCACCCGCGCCAAGGCACGCGTCGCCAAGGCCGGCGTGCCGTTCGAAACGCCGAGCCCTGAGGAAAGGGCCGAGCGTCTTACGATCGTCAGCACGATGATCTATCTCGTCTTCAACGAAGGCTACAGCCAGGCCGACCCGAAGCATGAGGCGGCCGCCTTCAGCGACGAGGCGATCCGGCTGGCACGGCTGATGCTGCATCTCTTTCCGTCCGAGCCGGAGTTGATGGGGCTGCTTGCGCTGATGCTTCTGCAGATCTCGCGCCGGCCGGCGCGCTTCAGCGCCGAAGACGAGATCGTGCTGCTGGAAGATCAGGATCGCTCGCTCTGGAACCAGCCTTTCATCAACGAGGCCCTGGCGCTGCTCGACAAGGCCTTGCGACACCGCCGGCCGGGGGCATATCAGCTGCAGGCGGCGATTGCCGCCATCCATTCCCGGGCGAAGCGCGCCGAAGACACCGACTGGGTGGAAATCGATCTGCTCTACCGCGCGCTGGAGCGTATTCAGCCTTCGCCCGTTGTGACGCTCAATCGCGCGGTCGTGGTTTCCAAGCTGCACGGGCCGCAGCAGGCGCTCGATCTCATCGATCCGCTCGGTGAGAAGCTCGGCGGTTATTTCTACTATCACGGCCTGCGGGGCGGGCTGCTGAAGCAGCTTGGCTTGACCTGCCAGGCGCGCGAAGCCTTCGACCGCGCCATCGCGCTTGCCCATTCGGCGGCGGAGGCAGCCCATATCCGCCGGCAGATCGACAAGATGCAGGAAGAGGCGACGCAGCCGATCGCAAAATAA
- a CDS encoding SRPBCC family protein, whose translation MTASTQHELTLIREFDAPRETIYKAWTDPDLMKQWFVPRPWGVAEATLDVRPGGSSVIVMQDPEGNRYPNRGVYLEIVENEKIVFTDAYTSAWVPAEKPFFTGVILLEDLGNGRTKYTAKALHWRAEDKEAHEKMGFHEGWGKAADQLAELLATM comes from the coding sequence ATGACCGCCAGCACGCAACATGAACTCACCCTCATTCGCGAATTCGACGCGCCGCGCGAGACGATCTACAAGGCGTGGACCGATCCCGATCTCATGAAGCAGTGGTTCGTGCCGCGTCCCTGGGGTGTTGCGGAAGCGACGCTCGACGTCCGCCCCGGCGGTTCCAGCGTCATCGTCATGCAGGATCCCGAGGGCAACCGGTATCCGAACCGCGGCGTCTATCTGGAGATCGTCGAGAACGAGAAGATCGTCTTCACCGATGCCTATACCAGCGCCTGGGTGCCCGCCGAAAAACCCTTCTTCACCGGCGTCATCCTGCTCGAAGATCTCGGCAATGGCCGCACGAAATATACCGCCAAGGCGCTGCACTGGCGCGCCGAGGACAAGGAAGCGCATGAGAAAATGGGTTTCCATGAGGGATGGGGCAAGGCCGCCGATCAGTTGGCGGAACTGCTGGCGACGATGTGA
- a CDS encoding GIY-YIG nuclease family protein, whose amino-acid sequence MKGYVYILASARNGTLYTGVTRDLAGRLYEHQNELTPGFTSKYGVKTLVWFEEHDLLTTAITREKTIKKWPRQWKLNLIERDNPEWADISFHLLGL is encoded by the coding sequence ATGAAGGGTTATGTCTACATCCTTGCGTCGGCACGCAATGGCACACTCTATACCGGCGTGACACGTGACCTTGCCGGGCGACTATACGAGCACCAGAATGAACTGACACCGGGCTTCACATCGAAATATGGTGTGAAGACACTGGTCTGGTTCGAAGAGCATGATTTGCTGACGACAGCGATCACGCGGGAGAAGACGATCAAGAAGTGGCCGCGGCAGTGGAAGCTCAATCTGATCGAGCGGGATAATCCCGAATGGGCGGATATCTCGTTTCATCTGTTGGGTCTCTGA
- a CDS encoding LLM class flavin-dependent oxidoreductase, translated as MELGLYTFADVNPNPSRSKGAEGAERLKHLIEEIELADQVGLDVFGLGEHHRPDYAVSAPAVALAAAAVKTKNIGLTSAVTVLSSDDPVRVFQQFSTLDLISNGRAEIMAGRGSFIESFPLFGYNLEDYDQLFEEKLDLLLALRDGETVDWSGELRAPIRGRGVYPRPLQDPLPLWIAVGGTPQSVARAGALGLPVALAIIGGEPRRFAPLFDLYREAARRAGQDQAKLKTSINVHGFIADTTAVAAEQFYGPQAEVMNRIGRERGWGPTSRAQFDMSRGPNGALFVGDPEVVAEKIIAHHALFRNDRFLLQMAIGLMPHAEIMRGIELYGTKVAPIVRKALTETDGGAKATA; from the coding sequence ATGGAACTGGGTCTTTATACGTTTGCGGATGTCAATCCCAATCCCTCCCGCAGCAAGGGTGCGGAAGGGGCTGAACGGCTGAAACATCTGATCGAGGAGATCGAGCTTGCCGATCAGGTGGGGCTCGATGTCTTCGGGCTCGGCGAACATCACCGGCCGGATTATGCAGTGTCGGCGCCTGCCGTCGCGCTGGCGGCGGCGGCCGTCAAGACGAAAAACATCGGGCTGACCAGCGCCGTCACTGTGCTTTCCTCCGATGATCCGGTGCGCGTCTTCCAGCAGTTTTCGACGCTGGATCTGATTTCGAACGGCCGGGCCGAGATCATGGCGGGGCGCGGCTCCTTCATCGAGTCCTTCCCGCTGTTCGGCTACAATCTCGAGGACTACGACCAGCTTTTCGAAGAGAAGCTCGATCTGCTGCTGGCGTTGCGCGATGGCGAGACGGTCGACTGGAGCGGCGAGCTTCGCGCGCCGATCCGCGGGCGAGGCGTTTATCCCAGGCCACTGCAGGATCCGCTGCCGCTGTGGATCGCGGTCGGCGGCACGCCGCAGTCCGTGGCGCGCGCCGGTGCGCTCGGCCTGCCGGTGGCGCTGGCGATCATCGGCGGCGAGCCGCGCCGTTTCGCGCCGCTTTTCGATCTCTACCGCGAGGCGGCACGCCGGGCAGGGCAGGATCAGGCGAAGCTGAAGACCAGCATCAATGTTCACGGCTTCATCGCCGATACGACGGCGGTCGCGGCCGAGCAGTTCTACGGGCCGCAGGCCGAAGTGATGAACCGCATCGGCCGCGAGCGTGGCTGGGGGCCGACGAGCCGGGCGCAGTTCGACATGTCGCGCGGACCGAACGGTGCGCTCTTCGTCGGCGACCCCGAGGTGGTGGCCGAAAAGATCATCGCCCATCACGCGCTTTTCCGGAACGACCGCTTCCTGCTGCAGATGGCGATCGGCCTGATGCCGCATGCCGAGATCATGCGCGGCATCGAGCTCTACGGGACGAAAGTCGCGCCGATCGTCAGAAAGGCATTGACTGAAACGGACGGAGGGGCGAAAGCCACCGCTTAA